A window from Aquabacterium sp. NJ1 encodes these proteins:
- a CDS encoding AIR synthase-related protein translates to MTTPTNQNAPLTYDQAGVNYDLIDPLKVAAQRAAAETGANLASHGFSEVLASRGESAYVVDVGPMYLASIVECLGTKTLVADEMATLTGKSYYDSIAQDTIAMAVNDLITVGATPLVVQAYWAAGGSDWFGDKIRANALVAGWKKACEVCNVAWGGGETPALAGIVADGRVDLAASCTGIISPKTRLSVGDKMEAGDAIVLLASSGIHANGLSLARKLAERLPKGYLTDIGNGQTYGEALLAPTTLYSPVTEALAAAGIHPHYCANVTGHGWRKLLRHPKALTYRITALPEKTPVLAFMQKECGLDDHEAYGTLNMGAGFALYVAASDAQRVVEIAQGLGIPALVAGRVEAGPKQVVIEPLNVVYGADELQLR, encoded by the coding sequence ATGACCACGCCCACTAACCAGAACGCGCCCCTCACCTACGACCAGGCCGGTGTCAACTATGACCTGATCGACCCGTTGAAGGTCGCGGCGCAACGTGCTGCTGCTGAAACCGGTGCGAACCTGGCCAGCCATGGTTTCTCGGAAGTGCTGGCCTCGCGTGGCGAGTCGGCTTATGTGGTGGACGTGGGCCCGATGTACCTGGCCTCCATCGTGGAGTGCCTGGGCACCAAGACCCTGGTGGCCGACGAAATGGCCACGCTGACGGGCAAGAGCTACTACGACAGCATCGCGCAAGACACCATCGCCATGGCCGTCAATGACCTGATCACCGTGGGCGCCACGCCCCTGGTCGTGCAGGCCTACTGGGCCGCTGGCGGCTCGGACTGGTTCGGCGACAAGATCCGCGCCAATGCCCTGGTGGCCGGCTGGAAAAAAGCCTGCGAGGTCTGCAATGTGGCCTGGGGCGGCGGCGAAACACCCGCACTGGCTGGCATCGTGGCCGATGGCCGTGTGGATCTGGCCGCATCCTGCACCGGCATCATCAGCCCCAAGACCCGCCTGTCGGTGGGCGACAAGATGGAAGCGGGTGATGCCATCGTGCTGCTGGCATCGAGTGGCATCCACGCCAACGGCCTGTCGCTGGCGCGCAAGCTGGCCGAGCGCCTGCCCAAGGGCTACCTGACCGACATCGGCAATGGCCAGACCTATGGCGAGGCCCTGCTGGCGCCCACCACGCTGTACTCGCCCGTGACTGAGGCCCTGGCCGCTGCCGGCATCCACCCACATTACTGTGCGAACGTGACCGGCCACGGCTGGCGCAAGCTGCTGCGCCACCCCAAGGCGCTGACCTACCGCATCACCGCCCTGCCCGAGAAAACACCCGTGCTGGCCTTCATGCAAAAGGAATGCGGCCTGGATGACCACGAGGCCTACGGCACGCTCAACATGGGCGCCGGTTTTGCGCTGTACGTGGCGGCGAGCGATGCCCAGCGCGTGGTCGAGATCGCGCAAGGCCTGGGCATCCCGGCCCTGGTGGCTGGCCGCGTGGAAGCCGGCCCCAAGCAGGTCGTGATCGAACCGTTGAACGTGGTGTACGGCGCCGACGAGTTGCAACTGCGCTGA
- a CDS encoding deoxyguanosinetriphosphate triphosphohydrolase, with protein sequence MWLAPYASQPEQTKGRRFPEPPAPTRSDFQRDRDRIVHSTAFRRLVYKTQVFLNHEGDLFRTRLTHSLEVAQLGRSISRSLGLNEDLVEAIALAHDLGHTPFGHAGQDALNECMKGHGGFEHNLQSLRVVDKLEERYPGFDGLNLSFETREGILKHCSKQHAEQLEAQEPGGVGRRFLNGTQPSLEAQLCNLADEIAYNAHDIDDGVRSGLITLEQLEAVPLFTRFRDETLSEHPHATGKRLLFDSIRRMLSQQVYDVIDATRAKLAEHLPLTADEARQCPPLVRFSQPMREASTQLKRFLFKELYRHEQVNDTTARAKQVLIELFHAYVSQPEAMPADFARRDDLHRSVADYIAGMTDRFAVREHERLTGRKIF encoded by the coding sequence ATGTGGTTAGCCCCTTACGCCAGTCAACCTGAGCAAACCAAGGGGCGTCGTTTCCCCGAGCCGCCCGCCCCCACCCGCAGTGACTTCCAGCGTGACCGGGACCGCATCGTGCACAGCACGGCGTTTCGGCGCCTGGTCTACAAGACGCAGGTCTTCCTCAACCACGAGGGCGACCTGTTCCGCACCCGGCTGACCCACTCGCTGGAGGTCGCGCAACTGGGCCGCTCGATTTCGCGCTCGCTGGGTTTGAACGAGGATCTGGTCGAGGCGATCGCCCTGGCGCACGACCTGGGCCACACGCCGTTTGGCCATGCCGGCCAGGACGCGCTCAACGAGTGCATGAAGGGCCATGGTGGCTTCGAGCACAACCTGCAGTCATTGCGTGTGGTCGACAAGCTGGAAGAGCGCTACCCCGGCTTTGATGGCCTCAACCTCAGCTTCGAAACACGCGAGGGCATCCTCAAGCACTGCTCGAAACAACACGCCGAGCAGCTTGAAGCCCAGGAGCCCGGCGGGGTGGGCCGGCGCTTCCTCAACGGCACGCAGCCCAGTCTGGAAGCGCAACTGTGCAACCTGGCCGACGAGATCGCCTACAACGCCCATGACATCGACGACGGCGTGCGCTCGGGGCTCATCACCCTGGAGCAACTGGAGGCCGTGCCGCTGTTCACCCGCTTCCGGGACGAGACCTTGTCCGAGCACCCGCATGCCACGGGCAAGCGCCTGTTGTTCGACAGCATCCGCCGCATGCTGTCGCAGCAGGTGTATGACGTGATCGACGCGACGCGCGCCAAGCTGGCCGAGCACCTGCCCTTGACGGCCGACGAAGCGCGGCAGTGCCCGCCACTCGTGCGCTTCAGCCAGCCCATGCGTGAAGCCAGCACCCAGCTCAAGCGATTCCTGTTCAAGGAGCTGTACCGGCACGAGCAGGTCAATGACACGACGGCACGCGCCAAGCAGGTGCTGATCGAGCTGTTTCACGCCTACGTGAGCCAGCCCGAGGCCATGCCGGCCGACTTTGCCCGCCGCGACGACCTGCACCGCTCGGTGGCCGACTACATCGCCGGCATGACCGACCGTTTTGCCGTGCGGGAACACGAACGCCTGACGGGGCGCAAGATTTTCTGA
- a CDS encoding methyltransferase domain-containing protein, which produces MNAPATFNAPAPALIVIGGGSPAPASHERAARAADPSFQRLLAALPAASQVLELDCGQGELAQAYQRRHPQAQWLALNPHTTALPVNKGSFDLIVVNRLEHLPHAAKTLAELGPLLAPGGQLFVLAENHACLSTLAHLIEADPSTGIAASAHDTLSQELAHPRYQSHSTIYKLLLDAGWTPTLVDHQPDQPMDDKVAAAVRYMGDALGVPAGCADRVHRMKHFIIRGVRQFDDVQPASSQPLFDVVVPTTKEQQLRVNVEQSPGLKEVQARIISYRQAATPAEALEASLAHAQSDWVLLCHQDVYFPKGFGQRLNALLATISAEDRPKTLLGFIGMGINRQTEQPEPAGFVIDRVNSADHPASDAAVSIDELALVISKDSIHRIDPQIGWHLWATDLCLSAICTHRVFPRIVRLPLYHNTQSGWQLPEAFYDSAEYILQKHTAFSTIHSLCGVIDQGFVAQHRTTRSN; this is translated from the coding sequence ATGAATGCACCCGCCACCTTCAACGCGCCCGCACCCGCCCTGATCGTGATCGGTGGTGGCTCGCCGGCACCGGCCAGCCACGAGCGCGCAGCCCGTGCCGCAGACCCTTCTTTTCAACGGCTGCTGGCCGCCCTGCCGGCCGCCTCGCAGGTGCTGGAGCTGGATTGCGGCCAGGGTGAGCTGGCCCAGGCCTATCAGCGCCGGCACCCACAAGCGCAGTGGCTGGCGCTGAACCCGCATACCACCGCCCTGCCGGTCAACAAGGGCAGCTTTGACCTGATCGTGGTCAACCGCCTGGAGCACCTGCCCCACGCCGCCAAGACGCTGGCCGAGCTGGGCCCCTTGCTGGCCCCTGGTGGCCAGTTGTTCGTGCTGGCCGAGAACCATGCCTGCCTGTCCACCCTGGCGCACCTGATCGAGGCGGACCCTTCCACGGGGATCGCGGCTTCGGCTCATGACACGCTCAGCCAGGAGCTGGCGCACCCCCGCTACCAGTCGCACTCGACCATCTACAAGCTGCTGCTGGACGCCGGCTGGACCCCCACCCTGGTGGACCACCAGCCCGATCAGCCCATGGACGACAAGGTGGCCGCCGCCGTGCGCTACATGGGCGATGCGCTCGGTGTGCCCGCAGGTTGCGCCGACCGCGTGCACCGCATGAAGCACTTCATCATCCGCGGCGTGCGCCAGTTCGATGATGTGCAACCCGCCTCCAGCCAGCCACTGTTCGACGTGGTGGTGCCCACCACCAAAGAACAGCAACTGCGTGTGAACGTCGAGCAATCGCCGGGGCTCAAGGAAGTGCAGGCCCGCATCATTTCCTACCGCCAGGCGGCCACGCCGGCCGAAGCGCTGGAGGCCTCGCTGGCCCATGCGCAAAGCGACTGGGTGCTGCTGTGCCACCAGGACGTCTACTTCCCCAAGGGCTTTGGCCAACGCCTCAATGCCTTGCTGGCCACCATCTCGGCGGAAGACCGCCCCAAGACCTTGCTGGGCTTCATCGGCATGGGCATCAACCGCCAGACCGAACAGCCTGAACCCGCCGGCTTTGTGATCGACCGCGTCAACAGCGCCGACCACCCCGCATCGGACGCCGCCGTGTCCATCGACGAGCTGGCCCTGGTGATCTCGAAAGACTCCATCCACCGCATCGACCCGCAGATCGGCTGGCACCTGTGGGCCACCGACCTGTGCCTGAGCGCCATCTGCACACACCGCGTCTTCCCGCGCATCGTGCGCCTGCCGCTGTACCACAACACGCAAAGCGGCTGGCAGCTGCCCGAGGCCTTCTACGACTCGGCCGAGTACATCCTGCAAAAGCACACCGCCTTCAGCACCATCCACTCGCTGTGCGGCGTCATCGACCAGGGCTTCGTGGCCCAGCACCGGACCACCAGGAGCAACTGA
- a CDS encoding phosphosulfolactate synthase, translated as MPSAFPDIRLPARSAKPRANGLTMVLDKNMGLNALTDLLDTAASSIDLVKFGWGTSAMQDAELIRKKCAMLAERQIMCCPGGTLTELAWLQGRMDSYLTQAKALGFSCIEVSNGTVPIPQDQKNDMIKKALDMGFRVTSEVGSKLSEEDKRITLEERLAQIRSELAAGAWKVIIEARESGTQGIFDKKGGTQLDLLHALTNEAGADNLIFEAPLRSQQTELILMLGNQVNLGNIAPTDVVPLETLRLGLRSDTLRYYHMDYPCIRMGLGAEAALAASQRGDVIVVVDALRASSTIVTALAHGMRSVRPVTSVDACIGEVTAGERGGKKVEQLQYDNSPLVFASKDMAGKELVLTTSNGTECLHAAASNPDAVTLVGSLLNARAVARSALDMARSRRRNISLICAGRNNQMASEDLIAASEIAMSLPGAPVLGDLQPISSNDFYRDFLASESGLNLSALGKTADVLFCATKDSFPITPVYMDGSIRIQA; from the coding sequence ATGCCCTCCGCCTTTCCCGACATTCGCCTGCCAGCCCGCTCCGCCAAGCCCCGCGCCAATGGCCTGACCATGGTGCTGGACAAGAACATGGGCCTCAACGCCCTGACGGACCTGCTGGACACGGCGGCATCCAGCATCGATCTGGTCAAGTTCGGCTGGGGCACGAGCGCCATGCAGGACGCCGAGCTGATCCGAAAGAAGTGCGCCATGCTGGCCGAGCGCCAGATCATGTGCTGCCCTGGCGGCACCCTGACCGAGCTGGCCTGGCTGCAAGGCCGCATGGACAGCTACCTGACGCAGGCCAAGGCCCTGGGCTTTTCATGCATCGAGGTGTCCAACGGCACGGTGCCCATCCCGCAGGACCAGAAGAACGACATGATCAAGAAGGCCCTGGACATGGGCTTTCGCGTGACCTCCGAAGTGGGCTCCAAGCTGTCGGAAGAGGACAAGCGCATCACCCTGGAAGAGCGCCTGGCGCAAATCCGATCGGAGCTGGCCGCCGGCGCCTGGAAGGTGATCATCGAGGCCCGCGAAAGCGGCACCCAGGGCATCTTCGACAAGAAGGGCGGCACCCAGCTCGACCTGCTGCACGCGCTCACGAACGAGGCTGGCGCCGACAACCTGATCTTCGAAGCCCCCTTGCGCAGCCAGCAGACCGAGCTGATTCTGATGCTGGGCAACCAGGTCAACCTGGGCAACATCGCCCCCACCGATGTCGTCCCCCTGGAAACCTTGCGACTGGGCCTGCGCAGCGACACGCTGCGGTACTACCACATGGACTACCCCTGCATCCGCATGGGCCTGGGTGCAGAAGCCGCACTGGCCGCTTCGCAACGCGGCGACGTCATCGTCGTGGTCGACGCCTTGCGCGCCAGCTCCACCATCGTCACGGCCCTGGCCCACGGCATGCGCAGTGTGCGCCCCGTCACCAGCGTGGACGCCTGCATCGGTGAAGTCACCGCTGGCGAACGCGGTGGCAAGAAGGTCGAACAACTGCAATACGACAACTCGCCACTCGTCTTCGCCAGCAAGGACATGGCGGGCAAAGAATTGGTGCTGACCACCTCCAACGGCACAGAATGCCTGCATGCCGCCGCTTCCAATCCCGATGCCGTCACGCTGGTAGGATCGCTGCTGAACGCACGCGCGGTGGCCAGGTCGGCGCTGGACATGGCCCGCAGCCGCCGCCGCAACATCTCCCTCATCTGCGCCGGGCGCAACAACCAGATGGCCAGTGAAGACCTGATCGCTGCCTCCGAGATCGCGATGTCATTGCCTGGCGCCCCCGTGCTCGGCGACCTGCAGCCCATCTCCAGCAACGACTTCTACCGTGACTTCCTGGCCAGCGAATCCGGCCTGAACCTGTCCGCCCTGGGCAAGACGGCGGACGTGCTCTTTTGTGCCACCAAGGACAGCTTCCCCATCACGCCCGTCTACATGGACGGCAGCATCAGGATCCAGGCATGA
- a CDS encoding glycosyltransferase family A protein: MTQITTLIPAYKKEYLGELFLALRRQSFKDFKVILSDDSPGGVITDMIRNQHWGKLTSELNLTVVRGPQNARRNHEQLLDLWGGQTPLVHFNLDDDVIYPEFYRTHVAAHMAAPCCATVSQRWLSHDDGVPAWTLPLPDFVQESNGHVLQPTTEELFNSTVGTCQNWLGELSNMVFSAEGAALYPRPPANDLSYYGLLDIGAVLTAAQQLPVTFIREYLGVFRQNDQQTTQQATTTHGGRVGFLAWVTYALAAWRDGCISPETAVKAIGTVTQRIVHHFSEDPVMAGYFHVLDTKAGSLDELYVAYRDFWLKLLASQPATSYTPGPAASASDPAQAKR; the protein is encoded by the coding sequence ATGACCCAGATCACCACGCTGATCCCCGCCTACAAGAAGGAATACCTGGGCGAGCTGTTCCTGGCCCTGCGCCGCCAGAGCTTCAAGGACTTCAAGGTCATCCTGTCGGACGACAGCCCCGGCGGTGTCATCACCGACATGATCCGCAACCAGCACTGGGGCAAGTTGACCTCGGAGCTCAACCTCACCGTGGTGCGTGGCCCGCAGAACGCCCGCCGCAACCACGAGCAGTTGCTGGACTTGTGGGGCGGCCAGACCCCGCTGGTGCACTTCAACCTGGATGACGACGTCATCTACCCCGAGTTCTACCGCACCCACGTGGCCGCCCACATGGCCGCGCCTTGCTGCGCCACCGTGAGCCAGCGCTGGCTGAGCCATGACGACGGCGTGCCCGCCTGGACCCTGCCCCTGCCCGACTTCGTGCAAGAGAGCAATGGCCATGTGCTGCAGCCCACCACCGAAGAGCTGTTCAACAGCACGGTGGGCACCTGCCAGAACTGGCTGGGTGAGTTGAGCAACATGGTGTTCTCGGCAGAGGGCGCGGCGCTCTACCCTCGCCCGCCGGCGAATGACCTGAGCTACTACGGCCTGCTGGACATCGGCGCCGTGCTCACCGCGGCACAACAGCTGCCGGTGACCTTCATCCGTGAGTACCTGGGTGTGTTCCGCCAGAACGACCAGCAGACCACGCAACAGGCCACCACCACCCATGGCGGCCGCGTGGGTTTCCTCGCCTGGGTGACCTACGCTCTGGCAGCATGGCGCGATGGGTGCATCAGCCCTGAAACGGCCGTCAAGGCGATCGGCACGGTCACGCAACGCATCGTGCACCACTTCAGCGAAGACCCCGTGATGGCCGGCTACTTCCACGTGCTGGACACCAAGGCCGGCTCCCTGGATGAGTTGTACGTGGCCTATCGGGACTTCTGGCTCAAGCTGCTGGCCAGCCAGCCAGCCACGTCCTACACCCCTGGCCCGGCCGCAAGCGCCAGCGACCCCGCCCAAGCCAAGCGCTGA
- a CDS encoding class I SAM-dependent methyltransferase: protein MPYCCVCDHQVSNWLPHAHIEQRSPLMALLGTVGSDLSVYQCPACGCTDRDRHLWLYMQATGITRQLPDATILHIAPERHIEQLIAACGPAHYIRGDLHPTQAHHQRVDLEAMPFEDASLDLIICNHVLEHVLHPGKALSEINRCLREGGMLIAQTPYAPSLKNTLEMKTVPDEQTAHLLYGQSDHVRLFGDDIANYFHQSGLQGDLLQHNALLPDTVPAESGVNGREPFFVFWKPHPADTNRLAA, encoded by the coding sequence ATGCCTTACTGCTGCGTATGCGACCACCAGGTCAGCAACTGGTTACCCCATGCCCATATCGAGCAACGCAGCCCGCTGATGGCCCTGCTCGGCACCGTTGGATCGGACCTGTCGGTCTACCAATGCCCCGCCTGCGGCTGCACGGACCGCGACCGCCACCTCTGGCTGTACATGCAGGCCACCGGCATCACCAGGCAGTTGCCGGATGCCACCATCCTGCACATCGCGCCCGAGCGCCATATCGAGCAATTGATCGCGGCCTGCGGGCCAGCCCACTACATCCGGGGGGACTTGCACCCCACCCAGGCGCACCACCAGCGCGTCGACCTCGAGGCCATGCCTTTTGAGGATGCCAGCCTGGACCTGATCATCTGCAACCACGTGCTGGAACACGTCCTGCACCCCGGCAAGGCCTTGTCGGAGATCAACCGCTGCCTGCGCGAAGGCGGCATGCTGATCGCACAGACGCCTTACGCGCCGTCCTTGAAGAACACACTGGAAATGAAGACCGTCCCGGACGAGCAAACCGCACACCTGCTCTACGGCCAATCCGACCACGTCCGGCTTTTTGGTGATGACATCGCCAATTACTTCCACCAAAGCGGCCTGCAGGGCGATTTACTGCAGCACAACGCCCTGCTGCCCGATACCGTGCCCGCCGAGTCCGGCGTCAACGGCCGGGAGCCCTTCTTCGTGTTCTGGAAGCCCCACCCGGCAGACACAAACCGCCTGGCGGCATGA
- a CDS encoding glycosyltransferase family 2 protein has translation MSRVALVMIARDEARCIVRCLRSARPWVDEMIVLDTGSCDNTVALAQAEGAQVHHFTWVQDFAAARNAALALSQADWNLVLDADEILSEGGELIAALRHQPPDFMGRVDVRSAFQANGQPHQQDASSWLPRVLPVGVKYEGRIHEQPVSSLPRRDLAVTVLHDGYMPAQMQAKGARNRALLEAAMAERPQDAYLRYQLGKDHEIHDRFEDAWRAYEQALQLLGPQATREPPWRHDLILRSLYALKASGQVEQAIQLADTEMANWPDSPDFYFVLGDVLLDLATALPEQATDILPMIENAWRQCLAIGENPKLEGAVHGRGSHLARHNLKLLLGTMAEI, from the coding sequence GTGTCCCGCGTTGCCCTGGTCATGATTGCCCGCGATGAAGCGCGCTGCATCGTGCGTTGCCTGCGCAGCGCACGCCCCTGGGTGGACGAGATGATCGTGCTCGACACGGGCTCTTGCGACAACACCGTGGCCCTGGCGCAAGCCGAAGGCGCACAGGTGCACCACTTCACCTGGGTGCAGGACTTTGCTGCAGCGCGCAATGCCGCACTGGCCTTGAGCCAGGCTGACTGGAACCTGGTGCTGGATGCCGACGAGATCCTGAGTGAAGGTGGCGAACTGATTGCGGCACTGCGGCATCAGCCACCCGACTTCATGGGCCGCGTGGACGTGCGCAGTGCCTTCCAGGCCAACGGCCAGCCCCATCAACAAGACGCCTCCAGCTGGCTGCCGCGCGTGCTGCCGGTTGGCGTGAAATACGAAGGCCGCATCCACGAACAACCGGTGTCCAGCCTGCCCCGCAGGGACCTGGCTGTGACCGTGCTGCACGACGGCTACATGCCCGCGCAGATGCAGGCCAAAGGCGCGCGCAACCGTGCCTTGCTGGAAGCCGCCATGGCCGAACGCCCGCAAGACGCCTACCTGCGCTACCAGCTGGGCAAGGACCACGAGATCCATGACCGCTTCGAGGATGCCTGGCGAGCCTATGAACAGGCCTTGCAGTTGCTGGGCCCGCAGGCCACGCGTGAGCCCCCGTGGCGACATGACCTGATCCTGCGCAGCCTGTATGCCCTCAAGGCCAGCGGCCAGGTGGAGCAAGCCATTCAACTGGCCGACACCGAGATGGCCAACTGGCCCGACTCACCCGATTTCTACTTCGTGCTGGGCGACGTGCTGCTGGACCTGGCCACCGCCCTGCCCGAGCAAGCCACCGACATCCTGCCCATGATCGAGAACGCCTGGCGCCAGTGCCTGGCCATCGGCGAGAACCCCAAGCTCGAGGGCGCCGTGCACGGACGCGGCAGCCATCTGGCTCGCCACAACCTGAAATTGCTGCTCGGCACCATGGCCGAAATCTGA
- a CDS encoding dienelactone hydrolase family protein, which translates to MGQMIEFQRPDGATSRGYLADAGPGSPSVILIQEWWGLNDHILALVDRMAAAGITTLAPDLYRGRLASTADEASHMMNGLDFADATHQDLRGATQYLTQRGGKVGVMGFCMGGALTVASAVHVPGLSAAVCFYGIPPAEFADPARIRIPFQGHFASLDDWCTPALVDKLEAAMRQAGQAPDIHRYQAHHAFVNQTRPEVFDAACAQQAWDRTVSFMLTHLKAQA; encoded by the coding sequence ATGGGTCAGATGATCGAGTTCCAACGCCCCGATGGCGCCACAAGCCGTGGCTATCTGGCCGATGCCGGCCCCGGCAGCCCCAGCGTCATCCTGATCCAGGAATGGTGGGGGCTCAATGACCACATCCTGGCCCTGGTGGACCGCATGGCAGCAGCCGGCATCACCACGCTGGCGCCCGATCTGTACCGCGGCCGCCTGGCCAGCACCGCCGACGAAGCCAGCCACATGATGAACGGCCTGGACTTTGCCGACGCCACCCACCAGGACTTGCGCGGTGCCACGCAGTACCTGACTCAACGCGGCGGCAAGGTGGGCGTGATGGGCTTCTGCATGGGCGGTGCACTCACCGTGGCCAGCGCCGTGCACGTGCCAGGCCTGTCGGCGGCCGTGTGCTTCTATGGCATCCCGCCTGCCGAGTTCGCCGACCCGGCACGCATCCGCATCCCCTTCCAGGGGCACTTTGCCAGCCTGGATGACTGGTGCACGCCCGCGCTGGTCGACAAGCTGGAAGCGGCGATGCGGCAGGCCGGTCAGGCACCCGACATCCACCGCTACCAGGCGCACCACGCCTTCGTCAACCAGACCCGCCCCGAGGTGTTCGACGCGGCCTGCGCCCAGCAGGCCTGGGACCGCACGGTGAGCTTCATGCTCACGCACTTGAAGGCGCAGGCCTGA
- the aroB gene encoding 3-dehydroquinate synthase, translating to MASTPLPPASSSVSGNTQVHIDLGDRSYDILIGGGLLQAASFAGLPKSSKALIVTNTRVGPLYTARLRAALAPHHKTVLDVELPDGEQYKDWPALNQIFTKLLEEAADRKTVLYALGGGVVGDMTGFAAACYMRGVPFVQVPTTLLSQVDSSVGGKTAINHPAGKNMIGAFYQPQRVICDLDTLDTLPQKELLAGLAEVIKYGPIADADFLSWLEANMDKLLARDRAALMHAIKRSCEIKAWVVGQDEKESGLRAILNFGHTFGHAIESGMGYGEWLHGEAVGCGMVMAADLSARLGLIDEATSLRIKALIERTGLPVKGPDLGADRYIELMQVDKKAEGGEIKFVVVGPLGQASTRTAPDAMVRDVIAAHTR from the coding sequence ATGGCATCAACTCCCCTCCCGCCCGCATCCTCCTCCGTCTCTGGCAACACCCAGGTTCACATTGACCTGGGCGATCGCAGCTACGACATCCTGATCGGTGGCGGCCTGCTGCAGGCGGCGTCCTTTGCCGGCCTGCCCAAGTCCTCCAAGGCGCTGATCGTCACCAACACCAGGGTGGGCCCGCTGTACACGGCCAGGCTGCGTGCCGCGCTGGCGCCGCATCACAAAACCGTGCTGGACGTGGAACTGCCCGATGGCGAGCAGTACAAGGACTGGCCCGCCCTCAACCAGATCTTCACCAAGTTGCTGGAAGAAGCCGCGGACCGCAAGACCGTGCTGTACGCACTGGGCGGTGGTGTGGTGGGTGACATGACCGGCTTTGCCGCAGCCTGCTACATGCGCGGCGTGCCCTTCGTGCAGGTGCCCACCACACTGCTGTCGCAGGTCGACTCATCGGTGGGTGGCAAGACGGCGATCAACCACCCGGCGGGCAAGAACATGATCGGGGCTTTCTACCAGCCCCAGCGCGTGATCTGCGACCTCGATACGCTGGACACCCTGCCGCAAAAAGAACTGCTGGCCGGCCTGGCCGAGGTCATCAAGTACGGCCCGATTGCCGATGCCGACTTCCTGTCCTGGCTCGAAGCCAACATGGACAAGCTGCTCGCCCGCGACCGCGCCGCACTGATGCACGCCATCAAGCGCTCGTGCGAAATCAAGGCCTGGGTGGTGGGCCAGGACGAAAAGGAATCCGGCCTGCGCGCCATCCTGAACTTTGGCCACACCTTCGGCCACGCCATCGAATCCGGCATGGGTTACGGCGAATGGCTGCACGGCGAGGCCGTGGGTTGTGGCATGGTCATGGCCGCTGATCTGTCAGCACGACTGGGCCTGATCGACGAAGCCACCTCGCTGCGCATCAAGGCCTTGATCGAGCGCACCGGCCTGCCCGTCAAGGGCCCGGATCTGGGCGCAGACCGCTACATCGAGCTGATGCAGGTGGACAAGAAAGCCGAAGGCGGCGAGATCAAGTTCGTGGTCGTCGGGCCACTGGGGCAAGCGAGCACGCGGACCGCCCCCGACGCCATGGTCCGTGATGTGATTGCCGCCCACACCCGCTGA